The DNA segment AGGGCGTGTGCTTTTCAAAAAGCGTACTGATGAGGAAAGAAGACAGTTCTGTCGAGAAGATTTCAGCCGTTGTATGGAAAAAATTAAAGAAATAAACGGGGCAAAGCGTCAATTTTTTTGCTGGCCTTGGGGACACTTTGATTCTCTTTCCATGCAGGAAGCTTCAGCCTGCGGTTTTGAAGGAACTTTTACGCTGGAAAGATCCGCTAACATGCTCGGAACTGATCCTATGCGCATTAACCGCATAGGTGTCGGATCAAGTAAGGACGCTGCGTGGATTCGCAAACGTCTTCTCATGTATTCGAACGAAGCGGTTGCGGTGGGATGTTTTAAATTTTTCAGCAAGAAAAACGACATCGGCCGGGTTTTATATATCACTGATACCGGGAAACTTTCCGGCGGCAGCAGGCAGCTTATCAATAGTGCCAAAGCAATGCGCTCGGCAGGTATGGAAGTTGTGGCAGTGTTGCCGCCAGAGTCCGCTCTTATTGCGGAACTGGAAGGCATCGGAGCCGAAGTTGTTGTACTGGATGACTTTAAGAATCTGTTTACAGCGGCGAATTTCCTTTCTGATCTTATTTCTGAAAAGAATATAGATGTCGTTCACACTTATCATAATCGGGCTGTTAAAATTGCGTGTATTGCAAAAGGGTTGTCTCTGTTCGGAAGGAAGAAGTTCAAACTCTTTTTTAATCGGGGCGTAATTTATAAGCCGAATCCGCTCGCTCCTCTTTTTTCAATGATAGGCAACGGATATATTTGTAATTCCGTTAAATGCCGTGATGTGCTTTTGAAGCATGGAGTTCCGTCCAAAAGGGCGCATGTTGTGTACAACTCCTTTGCCGGAGGAGGGCGTAAGCCTCGTCGTTCCGTTGCTACATCTGTTATCTATGTAGGCAATTCAGGGTATGCAAAAGGGCCTGACGTTTTCATCAAAGCTGTTGATAATCTCCTTTCACAGGATTCGTGCGAGGGTGTGCGTTTTATTGCTGTCGGTCTGGAAGATCTTTCAGCTTATAAAGATATTGTTTCGCCTGCGACGCTTGAGCGCATTGAATGTCCGGGCTACGTCAGTCATGACGATACGGTTCG comes from the Maridesulfovibrio ferrireducens genome and includes:
- a CDS encoding glycosyltransferase codes for the protein MFGKSIPVFCYHAVCEEDGHSPETFAAHLDTIVEMGFKTISASHLYDICLGRRKLDKKYVVLTFDDCHISNWLNVVPMLEERGMTGVFFAVSDFIGEGKIRLKSDVPEILPMREAFIKALSEKDTSQFMNEAELKSLVHDKGMEVYAHTCNHQGCFKDFRSRGNFSADSHWSTWGIYRRFNPKLSVFDNGSAFAYNGFWPIFRKGRVLFKKRTDEERRQFCREDFSRCMEKIKEINGAKRQFFCWPWGHFDSLSMQEASACGFEGTFTLERSANMLGTDPMRINRIGVGSSKDAAWIRKRLLMYSNEAVAVGCFKFFSKKNDIGRVLYITDTGKLSGGSRQLINSAKAMRSAGMEVVAVLPPESALIAELEGIGAEVVVLDDFKNLFTAANFLSDLISEKNIDVVHTYHNRAVKIACIAKGLSLFGRKKFKLFFNRGVIYKPNPLAPLFSMIGNGYICNSVKCRDVLLKHGVPSKRAHVVYNSFAGGGRKPRRSVATSVIYVGNSGYAKGPDVFIKAVDNLLSQDSCEGVRFIAVGLEDLSAYKDIVSPATLERIECPGYVSHDDTVRLLATSHIYVMSSRQESMPNTLIEAFDAGLATVCTDAGGTSELIRDGVNGFMCPVEDVSAISDAIKKLIDDGDLRKNMGRLNRKIVRILMSNSAKSRALLGVYSSYTKDDPKTEPLDIDAIMEE